In one Spirosoma rigui genomic region, the following are encoded:
- the mreC gene encoding rod shape-determining protein MreC — protein sequence MGELVDFFVRSRNFILFVLLEVLSFYFIINTSNYWSATYFNTSNRYAAKVLAWSNAANEYTRLRQVNADLAMENQRLNTELTKLLQAKPPAPDEYKADSSFSGRFDFTVAKVINNTTQFANNYITIDKGTDDGIEPGMGVISPTGVVGKVKICNQHFSVITSILHSDFMVSSQLVKADDIGSAKWDGGDPNLIKLNDISISRDKPVAKGDSVVTSEFNSTFPPDILVGRVRSVGVQPNQTFRDITLDLATNFSNLSFVYVVKNRLKGQQEQLEKQVESEK from the coding sequence ATGGGAGAGTTAGTTGACTTTTTCGTTCGCAGCCGTAACTTCATTTTGTTCGTATTGCTCGAAGTACTCAGTTTTTACTTCATCATCAATACCAGTAACTATTGGAGTGCGACCTACTTCAATACCTCAAACCGTTACGCGGCAAAGGTGTTGGCGTGGTCCAACGCGGCTAATGAATACACCCGGTTGCGACAGGTGAATGCCGATCTGGCTATGGAGAACCAGCGGCTCAATACTGAGCTGACGAAGCTGCTCCAGGCCAAGCCTCCGGCACCGGACGAGTACAAAGCCGATTCGTCCTTCTCCGGTCGTTTCGATTTCACGGTGGCCAAGGTGATCAATAACACCACCCAGTTTGCCAATAACTACATCACGATCGATAAAGGGACTGACGATGGGATTGAGCCGGGTATGGGCGTTATCTCGCCGACGGGTGTCGTGGGCAAGGTGAAGATCTGTAACCAGCACTTTTCGGTTATCACATCGATCCTGCATTCCGACTTCATGGTTTCGTCTCAGCTGGTCAAAGCCGACGACATTGGTTCGGCCAAGTGGGACGGTGGCGACCCCAACCTGATCAAGCTGAACGATATCTCGATCTCGCGCGACAAACCGGTCGCCAAAGGTGATTCGGTGGTGACCTCTGAGTTCAACTCTACTTTTCCGCCTGATATTCTGGTGGGCCGGGTTCGGTCGGTGGGGGTTCAGCCAAACCAAACCTTTCGCGATATTACGCTCGATCTGGCCACTAATTTCAGCAACCTGTCGTTTGTTTACGTAGTCAAAAACCGGCTGAAAGGGCAACAGGAGCAATTAGAAAAACAAGTTGAATCTGAGAAATGA
- a CDS encoding GAF domain-containing protein: MSETLSIPQHASRRAIYEIIYPQVAALVEGEPDLVANLANMAAALKEAFGFFWVGFYLKKENQLVLGPFQGPIACTRIAFDKGVCGAAYSRRETIVVPDVEQFPSHIACSSASKSEIVVPVFDGAGDVAMVLDVDSDVLNDFSEVDAEGLARLVTLIRVL; this comes from the coding sequence ATGTCCGAAACACTCAGTATCCCCCAACATGCCAGTCGCCGGGCTATTTACGAGATCATTTACCCGCAGGTTGCAGCATTGGTCGAGGGCGAACCCGATCTGGTGGCAAACCTGGCAAACATGGCCGCTGCCCTGAAAGAAGCGTTTGGCTTTTTCTGGGTTGGCTTTTATCTTAAAAAAGAGAACCAGTTAGTGCTCGGTCCCTTTCAGGGACCCATTGCCTGCACCCGAATCGCCTTCGACAAGGGAGTCTGCGGGGCGGCTTACTCACGCCGGGAAACCATCGTTGTGCCGGATGTGGAGCAGTTTCCGAGTCATATTGCCTGTAGCTCAGCGTCGAAATCAGAAATTGTCGTGCCCGTTTTCGACGGGGCAGGCGACGTTGCCATGGTACTGGATGTCGATAGCGATGTGCTCAACGACTTCAGCGAGGTGGATGCGGAAGGGCTAGCGCGCCTTGTAACGCTGATTCGGGTTTTGTAG
- a CDS encoding rod shape-determining protein: MGLFNFLTSDIAIDLGTANTLIIHKDRIVVDEPSIIAMDKVSGKVLAIGHKAMQMHEKTNENIKTIRPLKDGVIADFTAAELMIRGMIKMIDTGSKLFSPSHRMVICIPSGITEVEKRAVKDSAEHAGAKEVYMVHEPIAAAIGIGIDITQPNGTMIVDIGGGTTEIAVIALSGIVCEQSIRIAGDVFTRDIVDYMRREHNLLIGERSAEQIKMEVGSALPELDNPPADYEIRGRDLMTGIPKEIKVTYSEIAYALDKSISKIEEATMKALEISPPELSADIYTNGIHLTGGGALLHGLDKRLGAKTKLPIHVADDPLKAVVKGTGEVIKNLDMYRSVLIS; the protein is encoded by the coding sequence ATGGGACTTTTCAATTTTTTAACCAGCGACATTGCCATTGACCTGGGCACGGCGAATACCTTAATTATTCATAAGGATCGGATTGTGGTGGATGAGCCTTCGATCATTGCAATGGACAAAGTCAGCGGCAAGGTGCTGGCCATTGGTCATAAGGCCATGCAAATGCACGAAAAGACCAACGAAAATATCAAAACCATTCGTCCCCTGAAAGATGGCGTCATCGCTGACTTTACGGCGGCCGAGCTGATGATTCGGGGTATGATCAAGATGATCGACACCGGGAGTAAGTTATTTTCCCCATCCCACCGGATGGTCATTTGTATTCCGTCAGGAATTACTGAGGTAGAGAAGCGGGCTGTTAAAGACTCCGCCGAACACGCCGGTGCCAAAGAAGTATACATGGTACACGAACCGATTGCTGCGGCTATCGGTATCGGTATTGACATTACCCAGCCCAATGGTACCATGATTGTCGATATCGGGGGCGGAACGACCGAGATTGCCGTGATCGCCCTGTCGGGTATCGTGTGCGAACAGTCGATCCGGATTGCGGGCGACGTATTTACCCGCGACATTGTCGATTACATGCGTCGGGAGCACAACCTGCTTATTGGTGAGCGCTCGGCTGAGCAGATCAAAATGGAAGTGGGCTCGGCCCTGCCCGAACTGGACAACCCGCCCGCCGACTACGAAATCCGGGGTCGTGACCTGATGACGGGTATCCCGAAAGAGATCAAGGTTACCTACAGCGAAATCGCCTACGCGCTCGACAAGTCGATCTCGAAGATTGAAGAAGCTACTATGAAAGCCCTCGAAATATCGCCACCGGAACTGTCGGCCGATATTTACACCAATGGTATTCACCTGACGGGCGGTGGCGCACTGCTGCACGGCCTCGACAAACGGCTGGGTGCCAAAACCAAACTGCCCATCCACGTAGCCGATGATCCGCTCAAGGCCGTAGTGAAAGGAACGGGTGAGGTGATCAAGAATCTGGATATGTACCGCTCGGTACTGATTAGCTAA
- a CDS encoding DUF1553 domain-containing protein gives MQTQAIGVGLLLLTAFSCRPAPDLPADVEAAQASIPQTVDYNLHIKPILSDRCFACHGPDQAKQKAGLRLDMADQACAELKSGNRAIVPGNLQASELYRRILSTDPDVIMPTPESHLSLSADEKATLLRWIEQGAVYKKHWSLIAPAKPALPNRFDSSWVKNDIDRFVSATGREKKFAPNPEADKPTLLRRVSLDLTGLPPTPAEVDAFLADRSPNAYGKVVDRLLNSAHYGEHMAANWLDLARYADTHGYQLDVMRTAWPYRDWVIRAFNRNLSYDRFITWQLAGDLLPGSGRSNRNQLIATAFNRMHPQNQEGGIVEEEYLTEYAADRTATFGKAMLGLTVECARCHDHKYDPISQKDYYRLFAYFNTINEAGQVPFYGESSPTLILTDQKTEEQLAYIRSRIHALPKGDGNSSKGPIARYTFDDTTRYQFANAADPARPAKVTGNRDLPPEVGPGRFGRGRLINGEGDIDLGPKLGFFDRYEPFSVGLWIKLLKSHARGPVFSRSNGLDNGDRGYELKLHTDGTLSFNLSHSYPDNAIDLHTAKPVPTGEWLHVTVTYDGSGTAAGTKMYLNGQPTPVQVYADNLKKSMLYGPGRKNGFQLMLNFRLGAKFRDSMADFWVDELNLFDRAISPGEVLALSRNQFDQQPKTAADPTLAQQAKELRALRKAETELYDAQPEVMIMRERSYARPTHVLKRGAYDAPAEVVTAGTPAVFGSTSAGKNRLALAQWLLRDDNPLFARVAVNRFWQQLFGQGLVKSADDFGNQGNLPSHPELLDYLAVRFREGTGQPGSQWNVKQLLRDIVLSATYRQSSVVSTQRRDADPDNTWLMRGPSHRLSAEQIRDGALAVSGLLNRHIGGPSVFPYQPAGIWEALNQNTAYRRSKGDSLYRRSLYTIWKRTSPPPMMLNFDAAERHTCIVKRQKTSTPLQALVTLNDPQFVEAARVLAQRSIPGLSTKPSSTSSVIDRMTRAVISRSARPNELILLEKLYIDELLSFRSEPKRASALLSVGEYPVDKRFETNHLAALTVVASTLMNMDEALIKR, from the coding sequence ATGCAGACGCAGGCTATTGGGGTAGGGTTGTTGCTGCTGACAGCGTTTTCCTGTCGGCCCGCTCCCGACTTGCCCGCCGATGTCGAGGCTGCTCAGGCTTCGATACCCCAGACCGTTGATTATAATCTCCATATAAAGCCTATCCTGTCGGATCGCTGCTTCGCCTGTCACGGCCCCGATCAGGCAAAGCAAAAAGCAGGTCTCCGACTCGACATGGCTGATCAGGCCTGCGCCGAACTCAAAAGCGGCAACCGGGCCATTGTACCGGGTAATCTGCAGGCCAGTGAGTTGTACCGCCGGATTCTCAGCACCGACCCGGACGTGATCATGCCCACGCCCGAATCGCACCTTAGCCTAAGCGCCGACGAGAAAGCGACGCTCCTGCGCTGGATTGAGCAGGGAGCTGTCTACAAAAAACACTGGTCGCTGATCGCACCGGCAAAACCTGCGCTCCCGAACCGGTTTGATTCGAGCTGGGTAAAAAATGATATTGATCGATTCGTCAGTGCTACAGGGCGCGAAAAAAAATTTGCGCCTAATCCGGAAGCGGATAAGCCGACGCTGCTCCGGCGGGTGAGTCTGGATTTGACGGGCCTGCCGCCAACGCCCGCCGAAGTTGACGCATTCCTGGCCGACAGATCACCCAATGCCTACGGGAAAGTCGTCGACCGGCTGCTCAACAGTGCCCATTACGGTGAACATATGGCTGCCAACTGGCTCGACCTGGCGCGGTATGCCGATACGCATGGGTACCAGCTGGATGTTATGCGCACGGCCTGGCCTTATCGGGACTGGGTCATTCGGGCGTTCAACCGTAACCTGTCGTACGATCGATTCATCACGTGGCAGCTAGCGGGCGATCTGCTCCCCGGATCAGGCCGGTCGAATCGAAACCAACTTATTGCCACCGCCTTTAACCGCATGCACCCCCAGAATCAGGAAGGGGGTATTGTGGAGGAAGAGTACCTGACCGAGTATGCTGCCGACCGAACGGCTACGTTTGGCAAGGCAATGCTGGGCCTGACTGTTGAGTGTGCCCGCTGCCACGACCACAAATACGACCCTATTTCACAAAAAGACTATTACCGGCTCTTTGCCTACTTCAACACCATCAATGAAGCCGGCCAGGTTCCCTTTTATGGAGAATCCAGTCCAACACTAATACTGACCGATCAGAAAACGGAAGAGCAACTGGCGTATATCCGGTCCAGGATTCACGCACTCCCGAAGGGCGATGGGAACAGCAGCAAAGGACCCATTGCCCGGTATACATTTGACGATACTACCCGCTACCAGTTTGCCAATGCTGCTGACCCGGCGCGTCCGGCCAAAGTGACCGGTAACCGGGATCTTCCGCCGGAGGTGGGGCCGGGGCGGTTCGGACGCGGTCGGCTGATTAATGGCGAAGGTGACATTGACCTGGGTCCGAAGCTGGGCTTCTTCGACCGCTATGAACCGTTCTCGGTGGGATTGTGGATAAAGTTGTTGAAAAGTCACGCCCGTGGTCCCGTTTTCAGTCGGTCGAACGGCCTGGACAATGGCGACCGGGGCTATGAGTTGAAACTCCACACCGATGGTACACTGAGTTTCAATTTGTCGCACAGCTACCCTGATAATGCCATCGATCTGCACACGGCCAAACCCGTTCCAACGGGAGAATGGCTGCATGTGACCGTTACGTATGATGGGTCTGGGACGGCGGCCGGCACAAAAATGTATCTGAATGGCCAGCCGACACCGGTGCAGGTCTACGCCGACAATCTCAAAAAAAGTATGCTGTACGGGCCAGGGCGTAAGAATGGTTTCCAGCTGATGCTGAATTTCCGGCTGGGTGCCAAATTTCGGGACTCAATGGCCGACTTCTGGGTCGATGAATTGAACCTGTTTGATCGGGCTATTTCGCCCGGCGAGGTACTGGCGCTGAGCCGAAACCAGTTTGACCAGCAACCAAAAACAGCAGCAGACCCGACATTAGCGCAGCAAGCCAAAGAACTGAGAGCCCTCCGTAAAGCCGAAACGGAACTTTACGACGCGCAACCAGAGGTAATGATCATGCGCGAACGTAGCTACGCCCGGCCAACACATGTGCTGAAGCGCGGGGCTTATGACGCTCCTGCCGAGGTCGTAACAGCCGGGACGCCTGCCGTTTTCGGATCAACGTCGGCGGGCAAAAACCGGCTGGCCCTGGCGCAGTGGTTGCTCCGCGACGATAATCCCCTGTTTGCCCGCGTAGCGGTCAATCGGTTCTGGCAGCAGCTGTTTGGGCAGGGACTGGTGAAGAGCGCCGACGATTTTGGGAATCAGGGAAACTTGCCCAGTCATCCTGAATTGCTCGATTACCTGGCCGTACGATTCCGCGAGGGGACCGGCCAGCCCGGCAGCCAGTGGAATGTCAAACAACTGCTTCGCGACATCGTGCTGTCGGCTACGTACCGGCAGTCATCCGTTGTCAGTACCCAACGGCGCGACGCCGATCCCGACAATACCTGGCTGATGCGGGGCCCCAGCCACCGGCTCAGTGCCGAGCAGATACGGGACGGAGCATTGGCCGTATCTGGCTTGCTGAACCGCCACATAGGCGGACCCAGCGTGTTTCCGTATCAACCGGCGGGTATCTGGGAAGCGCTGAATCAGAACACCGCCTACCGCCGGAGTAAAGGCGACAGTCTGTACCGTCGGTCGCTGTACACAATCTGGAAACGTACATCGCCCCCGCCCATGATGCTTAATTTCGACGCGGCCGAGCGGCACACCTGCATCGTGAAGCGTCAGAAGACGAGTACGCCCCTGCAGGCCCTGGTGACGCTTAACGACCCCCAGTTTGTGGAAGCCGCCCGGGTGCTGGCCCAACGATCAATTCCTGGCCTATCGACAAAACCTTCCTCAACGAGCAGCGTAATCGACCGGATGACTAGAGCTGTTATAAGCCGCTCGGCCCGCCCAAATGAGCTGATTTTGCTGGAAAAATTATATATTGACGAGCTTTTGTCCTTCAGGAGTGAACCCAAGCGAGCCTCCGCCTTGTTGTCAGTAGGTGAGTATCCGGTTGACAAGCGATTCGAGACCAACCACTTAGCCGCCCTGACGGTCGTTGCAAGTACCCTGATGAATATGGACGAGGCTCTGATAAAGCGGTGA
- a CDS encoding 6-bladed beta-propeller, giving the protein MALPLSRRSFMRQASLATAVGIATPAVLSATSVRYSAEPAVVGHNGFRYRVVPEWGVLDAGKNPVNDCHEMVQDAKGRIILLTNETKNNILIYDKSGKLLDVWGHEYPGGHGLTIGGDDNDQYLLIADTDRHQVIKTDLKGRELMKLEYPKETGQYAYPSQFKPTETAVNPANGDIYVVDGYGLNYVMHYDKGGRLIRYWGGKGEGDGTFDCCHGVVVDRRNASAPTLLITDRRRNALKRFSLDGKYVSTIALPGSYICRPVIHGENLYGAVFRSTSDSYPDSGYIQILDKNDRVVSTPGGSEPVYQNGKLNEQRKDRSQAVFLHPHDVLVDEDDSIYVAQWASRKTYPIKLQRIA; this is encoded by the coding sequence ATGGCCTTACCTCTTTCCCGCCGGTCGTTCATGCGGCAGGCATCGCTGGCTACAGCGGTCGGCATCGCAACCCCTGCGGTCCTTTCGGCAACATCAGTCCGGTATTCGGCAGAGCCCGCCGTTGTCGGCCATAACGGGTTTCGCTATCGGGTAGTACCGGAGTGGGGTGTACTGGACGCGGGTAAAAACCCCGTTAACGACTGCCACGAGATGGTGCAGGATGCTAAAGGTCGAATCATCCTGCTCACCAACGAGACAAAAAATAACATTCTGATTTACGACAAGTCGGGTAAACTGCTTGACGTGTGGGGCCACGAATACCCCGGCGGTCATGGCCTGACTATTGGGGGCGACGACAACGACCAGTACCTGCTCATTGCTGACACAGACCGTCATCAGGTTATCAAAACCGATCTGAAAGGGCGCGAATTGATGAAACTGGAGTATCCGAAAGAAACGGGCCAGTACGCCTATCCTTCCCAATTTAAACCGACTGAAACGGCCGTTAATCCTGCCAATGGTGATATATACGTAGTGGACGGCTACGGACTCAACTACGTCATGCACTACGATAAGGGGGGGAGGCTCATCCGGTATTGGGGTGGTAAGGGCGAAGGCGACGGGACTTTCGACTGCTGCCACGGTGTTGTCGTTGACCGGCGCAATGCCAGCGCGCCAACGCTGCTAATCACCGACCGCCGGCGAAACGCCCTTAAGCGATTCTCCCTCGACGGTAAATACGTGTCGACTATTGCGTTGCCTGGCTCCTACATCTGCCGGCCCGTCATTCACGGCGAAAATTTGTACGGGGCTGTCTTCCGTAGTACGTCTGATTCCTATCCTGACTCGGGATATATCCAGATCCTGGACAAGAATGACCGGGTGGTGTCAACACCGGGTGGTTCGGAGCCGGTTTACCAGAATGGTAAACTGAACGAACAGCGTAAAGATCGTAGCCAGGCCGTTTTCCTGCATCCGCACGACGTACTGGTCGACGAAGACGATAGTATATATGTCGCGCAGTGGGCTTCCAGAAAAACGTATCCCATTAAACTACAGCGCATTGCTTAA
- a CDS encoding c-type cytochrome domain-containing protein — protein MNALIFLQAGSAQPSDWVLFFGRFHPLIVHLPIGFLLIAGLLELGRRLGKVGVDSSTITNILFWSALSATVACIAGYMLSLGGGYEEELLTEHMWQGIGVAVFAWIAWAVKSDTVGYRIPLGSAFYVPALGVSLLLVAVAGHHGGALTHGSDYLTQYAPEPLRTLAGIPPRKSNVAIKPITDVNQAVVYEQIVNPILQSRCVQCHNAEKAKGGLRYDTAEMLKKGGEDGPVFVAGKGLESSMIKRCLLPEDDDDHMPPKGKTQLTEGQIALLTWWIDQGASFDKKVADLQVNDAIRPVLASLGGGGALETGKGAVANRTDGVPAPVAPVLTMKVPAADPKVIDELKKTGLLILPLSKEQNQLEVSAVNARTFSDQQATLLPKLTEQIVWLKLGDTEITDATLAQVAKLKNLQKLHVEQTRITDAGLKNLKGLTNLEYLNLYGTGVTDAGLIELTNLKNLKTVYLWQTKATEQGLANLKKVMPNLEIIGGITEQAIAEFVKAAPADAKADDQKKN, from the coding sequence ATGAACGCGTTAATTTTTCTGCAGGCTGGCTCTGCCCAACCGTCTGACTGGGTTTTGTTTTTTGGTCGCTTTCACCCGCTTATCGTCCACCTGCCCATCGGGTTTCTGCTTATTGCCGGTTTGCTGGAACTGGGGCGTCGACTGGGAAAGGTTGGTGTCGACTCGTCAACGATAACGAACATCCTGTTCTGGTCGGCGCTGAGTGCTACGGTGGCCTGCATAGCCGGCTATATGCTTTCGCTGGGGGGCGGCTACGAAGAAGAACTTCTGACGGAGCACATGTGGCAGGGGATTGGCGTAGCTGTGTTTGCCTGGATCGCCTGGGCCGTTAAGTCCGATACGGTTGGGTATCGCATTCCGCTTGGCTCGGCCTTTTACGTCCCCGCGCTGGGAGTGTCGCTGCTGCTGGTAGCGGTGGCGGGTCACCACGGCGGTGCCCTGACCCACGGTTCTGACTACCTGACTCAATACGCGCCGGAGCCGCTTCGGACATTAGCCGGTATCCCGCCCCGGAAATCCAACGTAGCCATCAAGCCCATCACCGATGTCAACCAAGCCGTGGTATATGAGCAGATCGTCAATCCTATTCTGCAAAGCCGTTGCGTACAATGCCATAATGCCGAAAAGGCGAAAGGCGGGTTGCGCTACGATACCGCCGAGATGCTTAAAAAAGGGGGCGAAGACGGCCCCGTTTTCGTAGCGGGAAAAGGGCTGGAAAGCTCCATGATTAAACGGTGTCTGCTGCCCGAAGACGACGATGACCACATGCCGCCCAAAGGCAAAACGCAGCTGACCGAGGGGCAGATTGCTCTGCTCACCTGGTGGATCGATCAGGGCGCATCGTTCGACAAAAAAGTGGCAGACCTGCAGGTAAATGACGCCATCCGTCCCGTTCTGGCTTCGCTGGGTGGTGGCGGTGCGCTGGAAACCGGTAAAGGGGCTGTGGCGAACCGTACAGATGGGGTGCCTGCGCCCGTCGCGCCGGTGTTGACGATGAAAGTGCCGGCGGCCGATCCCAAAGTTATCGATGAACTGAAGAAAACGGGGTTACTGATCCTGCCGCTGTCGAAAGAGCAGAATCAACTGGAGGTAAGTGCCGTGAACGCCCGCACTTTCAGCGACCAGCAAGCGACCCTGCTACCCAAGCTGACCGAGCAGATTGTCTGGCTGAAGTTGGGCGATACGGAGATTACCGATGCTACGCTGGCGCAGGTGGCCAAACTCAAAAATTTGCAAAAACTGCACGTAGAGCAAACTCGCATTACCGACGCCGGGCTGAAAAATTTGAAAGGACTGACGAACCTGGAGTACCTGAATCTGTACGGTACGGGGGTGACAGACGCCGGGTTGATCGAACTGACCAATCTTAAGAACCTGAAGACGGTATACCTCTGGCAAACGAAAGCAACGGAGCAGGGGCTGGCAAATCTGAAAAAGGTGATGCCCAATCTGGAAATCATTGGTGGCATTACAGAACAGGCGATTGCTGAATTTGTCAAGGCAGCCCCTGCGGATGCCAAAGCCGATGATCAGAAAAAGAATTGA
- a CDS encoding GH3 auxin-responsive promoter family protein → MGVRSVLSKPLAKWVVERQQAWMYQPAEAQQRWFRQLVAGGTHTAFGRDHRFSDLQTVADFRQAVPIRDYEALKPYVERILAGESDVLWKGKPLYFAKTSGTTSGTKYIPITRDSIPNHIDSARDALLNYINQTGNGAFLDKKLIFLSGSPELDQKAGINVGRLSGIANHHVPAYLRTNQLPSYETNIIEDWETKLERIIDETIDQPMSLISGIPPWVQMYFDRIQERTGKLIKDVFPDFSVFVYGGVNFEPYRAKLFESIGKRIDAIETYPASEGFIAFQDSQTDEGLLLLLDSGIFYEFIAADEYFDQNPRRLTIDEVELNKNYAVIINNNAGLWGYSLGDTVKFVSREPYRLLVTGRIKHFISAFGEHVIGEEVEKALQYAMQQQPETEVVEFTVAPMVSPSEGLPYHEWFVEFATPPRNPDAFARDVDNRLTELNVYYDDLITGTILRPLKLTSLPRGSFQRYMKSQGKLGGQNKVPRLANDRVIADGLSALMVNPL, encoded by the coding sequence ATGGGCGTTCGATCAGTGTTGAGTAAGCCATTGGCAAAGTGGGTTGTGGAGCGGCAGCAGGCGTGGATGTACCAGCCTGCCGAAGCGCAGCAACGCTGGTTCCGGCAGTTGGTAGCGGGCGGAACCCATACCGCCTTCGGTCGTGATCACCGGTTCAGCGACCTGCAAACGGTCGCCGACTTCCGGCAGGCTGTTCCTATTCGCGATTATGAAGCGCTGAAACCCTACGTCGAACGTATCCTGGCCGGCGAGTCGGATGTACTCTGGAAGGGAAAACCGCTGTACTTTGCCAAAACATCGGGCACTACGTCGGGGACCAAATACATCCCCATCACCCGCGATTCGATTCCCAACCATATCGACTCGGCCCGGGACGCGCTTCTGAATTACATCAACCAGACGGGCAACGGCGCTTTTCTGGACAAGAAACTCATCTTTCTCTCGGGTAGCCCCGAGCTGGACCAGAAAGCGGGTATCAACGTAGGACGTCTTTCGGGTATTGCCAACCACCACGTACCGGCTTACCTGCGCACCAACCAGCTGCCCAGCTACGAGACCAATATCATTGAGGACTGGGAGACCAAGTTGGAACGCATCATCGACGAGACGATCGACCAGCCCATGTCGCTCATTTCCGGCATTCCACCCTGGGTGCAGATGTACTTCGACCGGATTCAGGAACGTACCGGCAAGCTGATCAAGGATGTGTTTCCCGATTTCTCGGTGTTTGTCTACGGCGGAGTCAACTTCGAACCCTACCGCGCCAAACTATTTGAGAGCATCGGCAAACGGATCGACGCTATCGAGACATACCCCGCTTCGGAAGGGTTCATTGCCTTCCAGGATAGCCAGACCGACGAAGGACTTCTGCTGTTGCTCGACAGTGGTATTTTCTACGAGTTCATCGCAGCCGACGAGTATTTCGACCAGAACCCGCGCCGGCTTACCATCGACGAGGTGGAGCTGAATAAAAATTACGCGGTCATCATCAACAACAACGCCGGACTATGGGGCTACTCCCTCGGCGATACGGTCAAGTTCGTTTCACGGGAGCCCTACCGATTACTCGTTACGGGCCGGATCAAGCATTTTATCTCGGCCTTCGGCGAGCACGTCATCGGCGAGGAGGTTGAAAAAGCCCTGCAATACGCCATGCAGCAGCAGCCCGAAACAGAAGTAGTTGAGTTTACCGTAGCGCCCATGGTTAGCCCGTCGGAGGGTCTGCCTTATCACGAGTGGTTCGTTGAGTTTGCCACGCCCCCCCGTAATCCGGATGCTTTTGCGCGCGACGTCGATAACCGGCTGACCGAACTGAACGTTTACTACGACGATCTGATCACGGGTACGATCCTGCGTCCGCTCAAACTGACCAGCCTGCCACGGGGGTCTTTTCAGCGGTATATGAAAAGCCAGGGCAAGCTGGGCGGCCAGAACAAAGTACCCCGGCTGGCTAACGACCGGGTCATTGCCGATGGCTTGTCGGCTCTTATGGTCAATCCTTTATGA